The Kitasatospora setae KM-6054 genome contains a region encoding:
- a CDS encoding MXAN_6230/SCO0854 family RING domain-containing protein — MPRALPVKFDVRVDLDLGSFLLRRRTAVAVDPAELLPAADPWSLRGLTALDADLAARGYLLTVELRAALARSAPLRLAAVGGALLGRIDHLLGTDREHTPLFRRFPDAVPEVAHLHHNRRMRAFLRGQPHQPCARCGRRGAEVGIGLLAPCAHLLCPDCLEAQDGPPHCPSCGERLAVHPFLFGGRRKAAREQAPPRKGDPQPREPRGSLLKPLRLLAQDETAAALDELTGLLTRRTALNPQDRDDLATLLAHAPAELAALLPAEIPVRETKAVVLAELLRREGVLSLPVLAERITTATDVLRLLWAHSDAEPDLLPATARRLRLRGLSRPLRRGLLGVLDGLPTASLAEDLRRHREPWLRAGELLHPFEYRGRFPAAAAAFALLRGTDLDAVSPAFAEPPAPLRVETVDGRRRLAHTGFAARVEGLLAVGDTSGALAELAHRPGELVRRLHHLLRVHEIMAPGTPPPAELSAVLARALPRVGPGPLLGAYGRLRGPRAAGERRLYFPRGLVSLAHGRADHGTAVPARSSAPVVAAIEAELLRRSAATLPERPEVALLDEALTGMSVPFAERSAARALVSVPRGSRLPLPPGERLRLFLHWTQPHHQRVDLDLSVALYDEEWRLRGRCDYTRLLFGRRAAVHSGDYVAAPPPKGASEFVDLDFAALRAAGARYAVMVVFSYNDIPFDRLPEAFTGFAELDGADAGTRPDGRPDGRPLSARAVRQRMDLTGDAKVSVPLIIDLADRRFTWTDLNTAASGGHHSVARHHDALAELCSDVLDHFSPERRATLWDVACARAAHATGEVLVRGLDGTVRRWRREPAEETGEFADRLRLRHAPDGPPVTEPLPALLAGRPAFLALLDADLPASAGLRGELYRLHPGPLDAAPDALRRLTAPDLVATLAPTGR; from the coding sequence ATGCCCCGAGCCCTCCCGGTGAAGTTCGACGTCCGCGTCGACCTCGACCTCGGCTCCTTCCTGCTCCGCCGCCGCACCGCCGTCGCGGTGGATCCGGCCGAGCTGCTGCCCGCCGCCGATCCGTGGAGCCTGCGCGGGCTGACCGCGCTGGACGCCGACCTGGCGGCCCGCGGTTACCTGCTGACCGTCGAGCTGCGGGCCGCGCTGGCCCGTTCGGCGCCGTTGCGGCTGGCCGCCGTCGGCGGCGCGCTGCTCGGCCGGATCGACCACCTGCTGGGCACCGACCGCGAGCACACCCCGCTGTTCCGCCGCTTCCCGGACGCGGTGCCGGAGGTCGCGCACCTCCACCACAACCGCCGGATGCGGGCGTTCCTGCGCGGCCAGCCGCACCAGCCGTGCGCGCGCTGCGGCCGGCGCGGCGCGGAGGTCGGGATCGGCCTGCTCGCCCCGTGCGCGCACCTGCTCTGCCCGGACTGCCTGGAGGCACAGGACGGCCCGCCGCACTGCCCGTCCTGCGGGGAGCGGCTGGCCGTCCACCCGTTCCTGTTCGGCGGCAGGCGCAAGGCCGCGCGCGAGCAGGCCCCGCCGCGCAAGGGCGATCCGCAGCCGCGCGAGCCGCGCGGCTCGCTGCTGAAGCCGCTGCGGCTGCTCGCCCAGGACGAGACCGCGGCCGCGCTGGACGAGCTGACCGGCCTGCTGACCCGCCGGACGGCGCTGAACCCGCAGGACCGCGACGACCTGGCCACCCTGCTGGCACACGCCCCCGCCGAGCTGGCGGCGCTGCTGCCGGCGGAGATCCCGGTCCGCGAGACCAAGGCCGTGGTGCTGGCCGAACTGCTGCGCCGCGAAGGCGTGTTGTCGCTGCCGGTGCTGGCCGAGCGGATCACCACCGCGACCGACGTGCTGCGCCTGCTGTGGGCGCACTCCGACGCCGAGCCGGACCTGCTGCCGGCCACCGCCCGCCGGCTGCGGCTGCGCGGCCTGTCCCGGCCGCTGCGCCGCGGGCTGCTGGGCGTGCTGGACGGGCTGCCGACCGCCTCGCTGGCCGAGGACCTCCGCCGCCACCGCGAACCCTGGCTGCGCGCGGGCGAGTTGCTGCACCCGTTCGAGTACCGCGGCCGGTTCCCGGCCGCGGCGGCCGCGTTCGCGCTGCTGCGCGGCACCGACCTGGACGCCGTCTCCCCCGCGTTCGCCGAACCGCCCGCGCCGCTGCGGGTGGAGACCGTCGACGGGCGCCGCCGGCTCGCGCACACCGGCTTCGCCGCCCGGGTCGAGGGCCTGCTCGCGGTCGGCGACACCTCCGGCGCGCTGGCCGAACTCGCCCACCGACCGGGAGAGTTGGTGCGCCGCCTGCACCACCTGCTGCGGGTGCACGAGATCATGGCGCCGGGCACGCCGCCGCCCGCCGAGCTGTCGGCGGTGCTGGCCCGGGCGCTGCCCCGGGTCGGTCCCGGCCCGCTGCTCGGCGCGTACGGCCGACTGCGCGGGCCGCGCGCCGCGGGCGAGCGCCGGCTGTACTTCCCGCGCGGGCTGGTCTCGCTGGCGCACGGCCGGGCGGACCACGGCACCGCCGTCCCGGCCCGCTCCAGCGCCCCGGTGGTCGCCGCGATCGAGGCCGAGCTGCTCCGCCGGTCCGCCGCGACGCTCCCCGAGCGTCCCGAAGTCGCGCTGCTGGACGAGGCGTTGACCGGCATGTCGGTGCCGTTCGCGGAGCGCTCGGCGGCCCGCGCGCTGGTGTCGGTGCCGCGCGGCAGCCGGCTGCCGCTGCCGCCGGGCGAGCGGCTGCGGCTGTTCCTGCACTGGACGCAGCCGCACCACCAGCGCGTCGACCTGGACCTGTCGGTGGCCCTGTACGACGAGGAGTGGCGGCTGCGCGGCCGCTGCGACTACACCCGGCTGCTGTTCGGGCGGCGCGCCGCCGTGCACTCGGGGGACTACGTGGCGGCGCCGCCGCCGAAGGGCGCCAGCGAGTTCGTCGACCTGGACTTCGCCGCGCTGCGCGCCGCCGGGGCCCGGTACGCGGTGATGGTGGTGTTCAGCTACAACGACATCCCGTTCGACCGGCTGCCGGAGGCGTTCACCGGCTTCGCCGAGCTCGACGGCGCCGATGCCGGCACCCGGCCGGACGGACGCCCGGACGGGCGGCCGCTGTCGGCCCGCGCCGTCCGCCAGCGGATGGACCTGACCGGCGACGCCAAGGTGTCCGTCCCGCTGATCATCGACCTGGCCGACCGCCGGTTCACCTGGACCGACCTCAACACCGCGGCCAGTGGCGGCCACCACAGCGTCGCCCGGCACCACGACGCGCTCGCCGAGCTGTGCTCCGACGTGCTCGACCACTTCTCCCCCGAGCGGCGCGCCACCCTGTGGGACGTCGCCTGCGCCCGGGCCGCCCACGCCACCGGCGAGGTGCTGGTGCGCGGCCTGGACGGCACCGTCCGCCGCTGGCGGCGCGAACCGGCCGAGGAGACCGGCGAGTTCGCCGACCGGCTGCGCCTGCGGCACGCCCCGGACGGGCCGCCGGTCACCGAACCGCTGCCCGCCCTGCTCGCCGGACGGCCCGCCTTCCTCGCCCTGCTGGACGCCGACCTGCCCGCCTCGGCGGGCCTGCGCGGCGAGCTGTACCGGCTGCACCCCGGCCCGCTGGACGCCGCACCGGACGCCCTGCGCCGCCTCACCGCCCCCGACCTGGTCGCCACCCTGGCACCGACCGGCCGGTGA
- a CDS encoding ABC transporter ATP-binding protein, which produces MKPAENPAENAPDAPDGRSPALDARLTVARGAFTLDVPLTADPGEVLALLGPNGAGKSTALRALAGLLPLTAGHLRLDGAPLDSPADGVFRPAEQRPIGVVFQDYLLFPHLSALDNVAFGPRSRGLRRAAARAEALPWLERMGLAEHAGRRPAKLSGGQQQRVALARALAVRPRLLLLDEPLAALDARTRLDVRAELRRHLAEFEAVAVLVTHDPLDAMVLADRLVVIEGGRVVQSGRPAEVARHPRTDYIARLVGLNLYQGTADGRRVTLPEGQVLATDEDLTGPAFVAFPPDAVTLHRHRPETSARNLFPCTVAGLDLHGDRFRVDLTGPLPLAADLTPTAAADLDLTPGTRVWAAVKATQTHAYPA; this is translated from the coding sequence GTGAAGCCTGCCGAGAACCCCGCCGAGAACGCCCCGGACGCCCCGGACGGCCGCTCCCCCGCCCTGGACGCCCGGCTGACCGTCGCCCGGGGCGCGTTCACCCTGGACGTGCCGCTGACCGCCGACCCCGGCGAGGTGCTGGCGCTGCTCGGCCCGAACGGCGCCGGCAAGTCGACGGCGCTGCGCGCGCTGGCCGGGCTGCTGCCGCTCACCGCCGGGCACCTGCGGCTGGACGGCGCCCCGCTGGACTCCCCCGCGGACGGCGTGTTCCGGCCCGCCGAGCAGCGGCCGATCGGCGTGGTCTTCCAGGACTACCTGCTCTTCCCGCACCTGTCCGCGCTCGACAACGTCGCCTTCGGGCCGCGCTCGCGCGGCCTGCGCCGGGCCGCCGCCCGGGCCGAGGCGCTGCCCTGGCTGGAGCGGATGGGCCTGGCCGAGCACGCCGGACGCCGCCCCGCGAAGCTCTCCGGCGGCCAGCAGCAGCGGGTCGCGCTGGCCCGGGCGCTGGCCGTCCGGCCCCGGCTGCTGCTGCTGGACGAGCCGCTGGCCGCGCTGGACGCCCGCACCCGGCTCGACGTGCGGGCCGAACTCCGGCGTCACCTGGCCGAGTTCGAGGCCGTCGCGGTGCTGGTCACGCACGACCCGCTGGACGCCATGGTGCTCGCCGACCGGCTCGTCGTGATCGAGGGCGGCCGGGTCGTGCAGAGCGGCCGCCCCGCCGAGGTGGCCCGGCACCCGCGCACCGACTACATCGCCCGGCTGGTCGGCCTCAACCTCTACCAGGGCACCGCCGACGGCCGGCGGGTCACCCTCCCCGAGGGCCAGGTGCTGGCCACCGACGAGGACCTGACCGGCCCCGCGTTCGTCGCCTTCCCGCCCGACGCGGTCACCCTGCACCGGCACCGCCCCGAGACCAGCGCCCGCAACCTCTTCCCCTGCACCGTCGCCGGCCTCGACCTGCACGGCGACCGCTTCCGGGTCGACCTCACCGGCCCCCTCCCGCTCGCCGCCGACCTCACCCCCACCGCCGCCGCCGACCTCGACCTCACCCCCGGCACCCGGGTCTGGGCCGCCGTCAAGGCCACCCAGACCCACGCCTACCCGGCCTGA
- a CDS encoding ABC transporter permease: MTAVDPGTTPAPHPRGRRRPRGAGRIPAALLLPALLGLAFLVLPLLGLLVRAPWSALPALLTGPEAWQALKLSLLSATLATGVSLLLGVPLAWLLARTEFPGRRLVRALVTLPLVLPPVVGGVALLLVLGRNGIVGRWLDAWTGLTLPFTTTGVVVAEAFVAMPFLVVSVEGALRAADPRYEEAAATLGASRLTAFRRVTLPLVAPGIGAGAVLAWARALGEFGATITFAGNFPGRTQTMPLAVYLAMESDPEAAIALSLILLTVSVAVLAGLRDRWMSTP; this comes from the coding sequence GTGACAGCGGTAGACCCCGGTACCACCCCCGCACCACACCCCCGGGGCCGGCGGCGGCCCCGGGGGGCCGGGCGGATCCCGGCCGCGCTGCTGCTGCCCGCCCTGCTCGGACTCGCCTTCCTGGTCCTGCCGCTGCTCGGGCTGCTGGTCCGGGCGCCGTGGAGCGCGCTGCCCGCGCTGCTGACCGGCCCCGAGGCGTGGCAGGCGCTCAAGCTCTCGCTGCTCTCGGCGACCCTGGCCACCGGCGTCTCGCTGCTGCTCGGCGTGCCGCTGGCCTGGCTGCTGGCCCGCACCGAGTTCCCCGGCCGCCGCCTGGTCCGCGCCCTGGTCACCCTGCCGCTGGTGCTGCCCCCGGTGGTCGGCGGCGTGGCCCTGCTGCTGGTGCTCGGCCGCAACGGCATCGTCGGCCGCTGGCTGGACGCCTGGACCGGCCTGACCCTCCCGTTCACCACCACCGGCGTGGTGGTCGCCGAGGCGTTCGTCGCGATGCCGTTCCTGGTGGTCAGCGTCGAGGGCGCGCTGCGCGCCGCCGACCCCCGCTACGAGGAGGCCGCCGCCACCCTGGGCGCCTCCCGGCTGACCGCCTTCCGCCGGGTCACCCTGCCGCTGGTCGCCCCCGGCATCGGCGCCGGCGCCGTGCTGGCCTGGGCCCGGGCGCTCGGCGAGTTCGGCGCGACCATCACCTTCGCCGGCAACTTCCCCGGCCGGACCCAGACCATGCCGCTGGCGGTCTACCTGGCCATGGAGTCCGACCCGGAGGCCGCGATCGCGCTCAGCCTGATCCTGCTCACCGTCTCCGTCGCCGTCCTCGCCGGGCTGCGCGACCGCTGGATGTCCACCCCGTGA
- the modA gene encoding molybdate ABC transporter substrate-binding protein, with translation MRSARRLLAASAVLALAVGLTACTSSGGGSASVNPAPSRPEVKGTVTVFAAASLKESFTELGKRFETAYPGTSITFNFGGSSALAQNIVSGAPVDVFAAASPATMKTVTDAKLTGGDPTVFARNTLEIAVAKGNPKNIAGLKDLKGVKTALCAKEVPCGAAAVTTLQAAGVELTPVTYEQDVKGALTKVELGEVDASLVYQTDVKAGSGKIEGVNFPEAAKAVNDYQIAPLAKAPNANGAAAFLGYLSSADARRVLTDAGFQAP, from the coding sequence ATGCGCAGCGCCAGACGACTCCTCGCCGCCTCCGCCGTCCTCGCCCTCGCGGTCGGCCTGACCGCGTGCACCAGCTCCGGCGGCGGATCGGCCTCGGTCAACCCGGCGCCGTCCCGGCCCGAGGTGAAGGGCACCGTGACGGTGTTCGCCGCGGCCTCGCTGAAGGAGTCCTTCACCGAGCTCGGCAAGCGCTTCGAGACGGCCTACCCCGGCACCAGCATCACCTTCAACTTCGGCGGCTCCTCGGCGCTCGCCCAGAACATCGTCTCCGGCGCGCCGGTCGACGTGTTCGCCGCGGCCAGCCCGGCCACCATGAAGACCGTCACCGACGCCAAGCTGACCGGCGGCGACCCGACCGTCTTCGCCCGCAACACGCTGGAGATCGCGGTCGCCAAGGGCAACCCGAAGAACATCGCCGGCCTGAAGGACCTCAAGGGCGTCAAGACCGCGCTGTGTGCCAAGGAGGTGCCGTGCGGCGCCGCCGCCGTCACCACGCTCCAGGCGGCCGGCGTGGAGCTCACCCCGGTCACCTACGAGCAGGACGTCAAGGGCGCCCTGACCAAGGTCGAACTGGGCGAGGTCGACGCGTCGCTGGTCTACCAGACCGACGTCAAGGCCGGATCCGGCAAGATCGAGGGCGTGAACTTCCCCGAGGCCGCCAAGGCCGTCAACGACTACCAGATCGCGCCGCTCGCCAAGGCCCCGAACGCCAACGGCGCGGCCGCGTTCCTCGGCTACCTGAGCTCCGCGGACGCCCGCCGGGTGCTCACCGACGCCGGCTTCCAGGCACCGTGA